A region of Amyelois transitella isolate CPQ chromosome 19, ilAmyTran1.1, whole genome shotgun sequence DNA encodes the following proteins:
- the LOC106136598 gene encoding WD repeat-containing protein 89 — protein MADIIDSEDFDKDTVDSETLEQLFSKKYELIAETTVSLKKSYINKLAGTKSSKLAVSLQDNSIEIYEFHNGSLSKTCRLSGHKKALKELVYSPKEDHLLFSAGEDGLVKLWDTRQSGSCVQEYNDEESGITRPFECMDVSCNGRLLCAGSQVVEDDAYLVFWDTRNTKPLGGYWESHTDDITQVKFHNDKTEVLATGSLDGLLNIFNIMEQCEDDALLYSLNVENSVERISWLVGDQVGCVTQSNDLQLWDSATGDLVRSYGRDKIARSMKRSKDDDCYLVDVFTSTDDTPVVLAGSYGGDGHVLRSLSITNKKLQPHSNFAQNKQVVRCCWYQKDHELMVTAGESGALGVWRAAHAQPAPRQPAAALGRLRARRQRPY, from the exons ATGGCAGATATAATAGACAGTGAAGATTTCGACAAAGATACAGTTGACTCAGAAACTTTAGAACAACTTTTtagcaaaaaatatgaattgatCGCTGAAACTACTGTGTCCCTCAAGAAATCCTATATTAATAAGTTAGCAGGCACAAA ATCATCAAAATTAGCAGTTAGTTTACAAGACAATAGCATAGAAATATATGAGTTCCACAACGGATCCTTATCAAAGACATGTCGACTGAGCGGGCACAAGAAAGCCCTGAAAGAATTAGTGTACAGCCCTAAGGAGGATCACCTGCTGTTCTCAGCTGGAGAAGATGGACTGGTTAAGCTGTGGGACACTCGGCAGAGTGGAAGCTGTGTTCAAGAGTATAACG ATGAAGAATCCGGCATCACCCGGCCTTTTGAATGCATGGACGTGTCGTGCAATGGCCGGTTGCTGTGCGCTGGCAGTCAGGTCGTGGAAGATGACGCATACCTCGTCTTCTGGGACACGAGGAACACAAAGCCTCTCGGAGGGTATTGGGAGTCACATACCGACGATATCACTCAG GTGAAATTCCACAATGACAAAACGGAAGTACTAGCGACAGGCTCCCTAGACGGTCTTCTGAACATCTTCAACATAATGGAGCAGTGTGAAGATGACGCATTATTATACTCTCTTAACGTGGAGAACTCCGTGGAGAGGATATCCTGGCTGGTCGGGGACCAGGTGGGCTGCGTGACCCAGAGCAATGACCTACAGCTGTGGGACTCGGCGACTGGGGATCTGGTCAGGAGTTATGGCAGGGATAAGATTGCTAGGAGTATGAAG AGAAGTAAGGATGACGACTGCTACCTGGTGGATGTCTTCACCTCCACAGACGACACTCCTGTTGTATTGGCCGGCTCGTACGGAGGGGACGG ACATGTGCTGAGGTCGCTGAGTATAACAAACAAGAAGTTACAACCTCACTCAAACTTCGCGCAGAACAAACAAGTGGTCCGGTGCTGCTGGTATCAGAAAGAT CACGAGCTGATGGTGACCGCGGGCGAGAGCGGCGCGCTGGGCGTGTGGCGCGCGGCGCACGCGCAGCCCGCGCCGCGCCAGCCCGCGGCCGCGCTCGGCAGGCTGCGCGCGCGTCGGCAACGACCTTACTGA
- the LOC106136597 gene encoding zinc finger TRAF-type-containing protein 1 homolog isoform X2 — MAEAPESEPVPSSSEIEVLVASDVKEDDEGPAPKKRRLSDKDSSDKLEDRLGGILCCAVCLDLPQAAVYQCSNGHLMCAPCFTHLLADSRLRDETATCPNCRVEISKSTASRNLAVEKTVSELPSECKFCTRVFPRHSLQHHEEKICEERPYKFSQVVVDTKRSYVASLVRIVWQVYALLAAALVPRARAASLKRRRHTRLTGCKYACIGCEWRGPAHEAAGHEAACALPRRSAGDVLAVLAAAERRAADRAAPYTQLWDMLSYEKITFTDLQLKPYRTDESVHRLYYESSRFTAFGHQWVVKAFINNNQGDPTQSAQREITYQLIMKSKSVCPLSVQWVWLRGPYGEARVRPRVAAHAFREDAADAPALPLPLADARHADRLLASKAVHFRLIMFLTSK, encoded by the exons ATGGCTGAAGCACCCGAGAGTGAGCCTGTTCCATCGTCTAGCGAAATCGAGGTTTTGGTCGCTAGCGATGTAAAGGAAGACGATGAGGGACCAGCGCCCAAAAAACGGAGGCTCTCTGACAAAGATTCGTCTGACAAACTGGAGGACAGGCTCGGGGGCATCCTGTGTTGCGCAGTTTGCCTGGACCTGCCTCAGGCGGCCGTGTATCAG TGCAGCAACGGGCACCTAATGTGTGCCCCTTGCTTCACCCACTTGCTCGCCGACTCGAGACTCCGCGATGAGACGGCCACCTGTCCCAACTGCCGCGTGGAGATCTCCAAGTCCACGGCGTCCAGGAACTTGGCTGTGGAGAAAACAGTGTCGGAGCTCCCGTCGGAGTGCAAGTTTTGCACCAGAGTGTTCCCCAGGCATTCGTTGCAGCATCATGAGGAGAAGATATGTGAGGAGAG GCCATACAAGTTCTCGCAAGTGGTAGTGGACACGAAGCGTAGTTACGTAGCGAGTTTGGTTCGCATCGTGTGGCAGGTGTACGCGTTGTTGGCGGCCGCCCTCGTCCCCCGCGCACGCGCAGCCTCCCTCAAGCGGCGCCGCCACACCAG GCTGACGGGTTGCAAGTACGCGTGCATCGGTTGCGAGTGGCGCGGGCCCGCGCACGAGGCGGCGGGGCACGAGGCGGCGTGCGCGCTGCCGCGGCGCTCCGCCGGCGACGTGCTGGCCGTGCTGGCCGCCGCCGAGCGCCGCGCCGCCGACCGCGCCGCGCCCTACACGCAGCTGTGGGACATGCTGTCTTACGAGAAGATCACTTTCACcg acCTGCAATTGAAGCCATATCGCACAGACGAGTCTGTCCACCGCTTGTACTACGAGAGCTCGCGGTTCACGGCGTTCGGCCACCAGTGGGTGGTGAAGGCTTTCATCAACAACAACCAGGGGGACCCCACGCAGAGTGCTCAGCGGGAGATCACTTATCAG CTAATAATGAAGAGCAAGAGCGTGTGCCCGCTGTCGGTGCAGTGGGTGTGGCTGCGCGGCCCGTACGGCGAGGCGCGCGTGCGGCCGCGCGTGGCGGCGCACGCGTTCCGCGAGGACGCGGCCGACGCGCCCGCGCTGCCGCTGCCGCTGGCCGACGCGCGCCACGCCGACCGCCTGCTGGCCAGCAAGGCCGTGCACTTCAG ACTCATAATGTTTCTGACGTCCAAGTGA
- the LOC106136588 gene encoding SAP30-binding protein encodes MTSQALASLTATYTDSEGEEDIVEDEQTPEKEEPKALSAPASPKKMEEGNKPASAPVSPKRRLVSYVDDTIVSDEEPMSPTAENQDDMRRLSMETDTDEAVPRSDPDDSQDGVAIPPEPPGKCPKELQDNIAKFYSRMLNEGLDMNRLIQDKKNFRNPSIYEKLIQFCDINELDTNYPPEIYDPLKWGKESYYDELARVQKIEMDRREKERKEKMSKIDFVTGVVKKSESDDEKKRKSKWDQAAPNVGAKPSIKQPGLVQQPLTSNVTGTKGTIISAFGSLPKKPKI; translated from the coding sequence ATGACTTCACAAGCATTGGCGTCATTGACTGCGACGTACACAGACTCCGAGGGCGAAGAAGACATCGTTGAGGATGAGCAGACGCCCGAAAAAGAGGAGCCTAAAGCTCTCTCAGCTCCAGCCAGCCCAAAAAAGATGGAAGAAGGCAACAAACCAGCATCTGCACCAgtatcgcctaagagaagactTGTGTCTTACGTAGACGACACGATCGTCTCAGACGAAGAGCCAATGTCTCCAACAGCGGAAAATCAAGATGACATGCGGCGCCTCTCGATGGAGACCGACACGGACGAGGCGGTGCCGCGCTCGGACCCCGATGACTCCCAGGACGGCGTCGCGATCCCGCCCGAGCCGCCCGGCAAGTGCCCGAAAGAACTACAAGACAACATTGCCAAATTTTATAGCCGAATGCTGAATGAAGGACTGGATATGAATAGGCTCATACAAGACAAGAAGAACTTTAGAAACCCTAGTATATATGAGAAGTTAATTCAATTCTGTGACATTAATGAGTTAGACACTAATTATCCTCCAGAAATATATGACCCTTTGAAGTGGGGGAAGGAGTCCTACTATGATGAGTTGGCCAGAGTACAGAAGATTGAAATGGACAGGCGGGAGAAGGAAAGGAAGGAGAAAATGTCAAAGATAGACTTTGTGACGGGAGTTGTGAAGAAGTCTGAGAGTGATGATGAGAAGAAGCGGAAATCAAAATGGGACCAGGCAGCTCCAAATGTGGGTGCCAAGCCCAGCATCAAGCAGCCGGGGCTGGTGCAGCAGCCCCTTACTTCCAACGTCACAGGCACAAAAGGCACAATCATTTCTGCTTTTGGTTCATTACCAAAAAAACCTAAGATTTGA
- the LOC106136597 gene encoding zinc finger TRAF-type-containing protein 1 homolog isoform X4, producing the protein MAEAPESEPVPSSSEIEVLVASDVKEDDEGPAPKKRRLSDKDSSDKLEDRLGGILCCAVCLDLPQAAVYQCSNGHLMCAPCFTHLLADSRLRDETATCPNCRVEISKSTASRNLAVEKTVSELPSECKFCTRVFPRHSLQHHEEKICEERLTGCKYACIGCEWRGPAHEAAGHEAACALPRRSAGDVLAVLAAAERRAADRAAPYTQLWDMLSYEKITFTDLQLKPYRTDESVHRLYYESSRFTAFGHQWVVKAFINNNQGDPTQSAQREITYQLIMKSKSVCPLSVQWVWLRGPYGEARVRPRVAAHAFREDAADAPALPLPLADARHADRLLASKAVHFRLIMFLTSK; encoded by the exons ATGGCTGAAGCACCCGAGAGTGAGCCTGTTCCATCGTCTAGCGAAATCGAGGTTTTGGTCGCTAGCGATGTAAAGGAAGACGATGAGGGACCAGCGCCCAAAAAACGGAGGCTCTCTGACAAAGATTCGTCTGACAAACTGGAGGACAGGCTCGGGGGCATCCTGTGTTGCGCAGTTTGCCTGGACCTGCCTCAGGCGGCCGTGTATCAG TGCAGCAACGGGCACCTAATGTGTGCCCCTTGCTTCACCCACTTGCTCGCCGACTCGAGACTCCGCGATGAGACGGCCACCTGTCCCAACTGCCGCGTGGAGATCTCCAAGTCCACGGCGTCCAGGAACTTGGCTGTGGAGAAAACAGTGTCGGAGCTCCCGTCGGAGTGCAAGTTTTGCACCAGAGTGTTCCCCAGGCATTCGTTGCAGCATCATGAGGAGAAGATATGTGAGGAGAG GCTGACGGGTTGCAAGTACGCGTGCATCGGTTGCGAGTGGCGCGGGCCCGCGCACGAGGCGGCGGGGCACGAGGCGGCGTGCGCGCTGCCGCGGCGCTCCGCCGGCGACGTGCTGGCCGTGCTGGCCGCCGCCGAGCGCCGCGCCGCCGACCGCGCCGCGCCCTACACGCAGCTGTGGGACATGCTGTCTTACGAGAAGATCACTTTCACcg acCTGCAATTGAAGCCATATCGCACAGACGAGTCTGTCCACCGCTTGTACTACGAGAGCTCGCGGTTCACGGCGTTCGGCCACCAGTGGGTGGTGAAGGCTTTCATCAACAACAACCAGGGGGACCCCACGCAGAGTGCTCAGCGGGAGATCACTTATCAG CTAATAATGAAGAGCAAGAGCGTGTGCCCGCTGTCGGTGCAGTGGGTGTGGCTGCGCGGCCCGTACGGCGAGGCGCGCGTGCGGCCGCGCGTGGCGGCGCACGCGTTCCGCGAGGACGCGGCCGACGCGCCCGCGCTGCCGCTGCCGCTGGCCGACGCGCGCCACGCCGACCGCCTGCTGGCCAGCAAGGCCGTGCACTTCAG ACTCATAATGTTTCTGACGTCCAAGTGA
- the LOC106136597 gene encoding zinc finger TRAF-type-containing protein 1 homolog isoform X3 yields MAEAPESEPVPSSSEIEVLVASDVKEDDEGPAPKKRRLSDKDSSDKLEDRLGGILCCAVCLDLPQAAVYQCSNGHLMCAPCFTHLLADSRLRDETATCPNCRVEISKSTASRNLAVEKTVSELPSECKFCTRVFPRHSLQHHEEKICEERLTGCKYACIGCEWRGPAHEAAGHEAACALPRRSAGDVLAVLAAAERRAADRAAPYTQLWDMLSYEKITFTDLQLKPYRTDESVHRLYYESSRFTAFGHQWVVKAFINNNQGDPTQSAQREITYQLIMKSKSVCPLSVQWVWLRGPYGEARVRPRVAAHAFREDAADAPALPLPLADARHADRLLASKAVHFRSHELLSSLQDS; encoded by the exons ATGGCTGAAGCACCCGAGAGTGAGCCTGTTCCATCGTCTAGCGAAATCGAGGTTTTGGTCGCTAGCGATGTAAAGGAAGACGATGAGGGACCAGCGCCCAAAAAACGGAGGCTCTCTGACAAAGATTCGTCTGACAAACTGGAGGACAGGCTCGGGGGCATCCTGTGTTGCGCAGTTTGCCTGGACCTGCCTCAGGCGGCCGTGTATCAG TGCAGCAACGGGCACCTAATGTGTGCCCCTTGCTTCACCCACTTGCTCGCCGACTCGAGACTCCGCGATGAGACGGCCACCTGTCCCAACTGCCGCGTGGAGATCTCCAAGTCCACGGCGTCCAGGAACTTGGCTGTGGAGAAAACAGTGTCGGAGCTCCCGTCGGAGTGCAAGTTTTGCACCAGAGTGTTCCCCAGGCATTCGTTGCAGCATCATGAGGAGAAGATATGTGAGGAGAG GCTGACGGGTTGCAAGTACGCGTGCATCGGTTGCGAGTGGCGCGGGCCCGCGCACGAGGCGGCGGGGCACGAGGCGGCGTGCGCGCTGCCGCGGCGCTCCGCCGGCGACGTGCTGGCCGTGCTGGCCGCCGCCGAGCGCCGCGCCGCCGACCGCGCCGCGCCCTACACGCAGCTGTGGGACATGCTGTCTTACGAGAAGATCACTTTCACcg acCTGCAATTGAAGCCATATCGCACAGACGAGTCTGTCCACCGCTTGTACTACGAGAGCTCGCGGTTCACGGCGTTCGGCCACCAGTGGGTGGTGAAGGCTTTCATCAACAACAACCAGGGGGACCCCACGCAGAGTGCTCAGCGGGAGATCACTTATCAG CTAATAATGAAGAGCAAGAGCGTGTGCCCGCTGTCGGTGCAGTGGGTGTGGCTGCGCGGCCCGTACGGCGAGGCGCGCGTGCGGCCGCGCGTGGCGGCGCACGCGTTCCGCGAGGACGCGGCCGACGCGCCCGCGCTGCCGCTGCCGCTGGCCGACGCGCGCCACGCCGACCGCCTGCTGGCCAGCAAGGCCGTGCACTTCAGGTCACACGAGTTGTTGTCATCactacagg ACTCATAA
- the LOC106136597 gene encoding zinc finger TRAF-type-containing protein 1 homolog isoform X1, whose translation MAEAPESEPVPSSSEIEVLVASDVKEDDEGPAPKKRRLSDKDSSDKLEDRLGGILCCAVCLDLPQAAVYQCSNGHLMCAPCFTHLLADSRLRDETATCPNCRVEISKSTASRNLAVEKTVSELPSECKFCTRVFPRHSLQHHEEKICEERPYKFSQVVVDTKRSYVASLVRIVWQVYALLAAALVPRARAASLKRRRHTRLTGCKYACIGCEWRGPAHEAAGHEAACALPRRSAGDVLAVLAAAERRAADRAAPYTQLWDMLSYEKITFTDLQLKPYRTDESVHRLYYESSRFTAFGHQWVVKAFINNNQGDPTQSAQREITYQLIMKSKSVCPLSVQWVWLRGPYGEARVRPRVAAHAFREDAADAPALPLPLADARHADRLLASKAVHFRSHELLSSLQDS comes from the exons ATGGCTGAAGCACCCGAGAGTGAGCCTGTTCCATCGTCTAGCGAAATCGAGGTTTTGGTCGCTAGCGATGTAAAGGAAGACGATGAGGGACCAGCGCCCAAAAAACGGAGGCTCTCTGACAAAGATTCGTCTGACAAACTGGAGGACAGGCTCGGGGGCATCCTGTGTTGCGCAGTTTGCCTGGACCTGCCTCAGGCGGCCGTGTATCAG TGCAGCAACGGGCACCTAATGTGTGCCCCTTGCTTCACCCACTTGCTCGCCGACTCGAGACTCCGCGATGAGACGGCCACCTGTCCCAACTGCCGCGTGGAGATCTCCAAGTCCACGGCGTCCAGGAACTTGGCTGTGGAGAAAACAGTGTCGGAGCTCCCGTCGGAGTGCAAGTTTTGCACCAGAGTGTTCCCCAGGCATTCGTTGCAGCATCATGAGGAGAAGATATGTGAGGAGAG GCCATACAAGTTCTCGCAAGTGGTAGTGGACACGAAGCGTAGTTACGTAGCGAGTTTGGTTCGCATCGTGTGGCAGGTGTACGCGTTGTTGGCGGCCGCCCTCGTCCCCCGCGCACGCGCAGCCTCCCTCAAGCGGCGCCGCCACACCAG GCTGACGGGTTGCAAGTACGCGTGCATCGGTTGCGAGTGGCGCGGGCCCGCGCACGAGGCGGCGGGGCACGAGGCGGCGTGCGCGCTGCCGCGGCGCTCCGCCGGCGACGTGCTGGCCGTGCTGGCCGCCGCCGAGCGCCGCGCCGCCGACCGCGCCGCGCCCTACACGCAGCTGTGGGACATGCTGTCTTACGAGAAGATCACTTTCACcg acCTGCAATTGAAGCCATATCGCACAGACGAGTCTGTCCACCGCTTGTACTACGAGAGCTCGCGGTTCACGGCGTTCGGCCACCAGTGGGTGGTGAAGGCTTTCATCAACAACAACCAGGGGGACCCCACGCAGAGTGCTCAGCGGGAGATCACTTATCAG CTAATAATGAAGAGCAAGAGCGTGTGCCCGCTGTCGGTGCAGTGGGTGTGGCTGCGCGGCCCGTACGGCGAGGCGCGCGTGCGGCCGCGCGTGGCGGCGCACGCGTTCCGCGAGGACGCGGCCGACGCGCCCGCGCTGCCGCTGCCGCTGGCCGACGCGCGCCACGCCGACCGCCTGCTGGCCAGCAAGGCCGTGCACTTCAGGTCACACGAGTTGTTGTCATCactacagg ACTCATAA